In Ovis canadensis isolate MfBH-ARS-UI-01 breed Bighorn chromosome 11, ARS-UI_OviCan_v2, whole genome shotgun sequence, one genomic interval encodes:
- the RSKR gene encoding ribosomal protein S6 kinase-related protein has product MGAVSCRQGHHAQMAASHKQGGNIRGPWVQGWKSLWSGVGTTRSGVKELWGLRGHQFLHREPLEPAPLLVEKPLPEWPVPQFINLFLPEFPIRPLSRHQQLKILGLVAKGSFGTVLKVLDYGQKAVFAVKVVPKAKVLQRDTLRQCKEEVSIQRQINHPFVHSMGDSWQGKRHLFIMCRYCSTDLYSLWSAVGRLTEASIRLFAAELILVLCYLHDLGIIHRDVKMENILLDERGHLKLTDFGLSRHLPQGARAYTICGTLQYMAPEVLSGGPYNHAADWWSLGVLLFSLSTGKFPVPAERDHVAMLASVTHYDSEIPSSLNQGLSLLLHELLHQNPLHRLRYLHHFQIHPFFRGVAFDPELLQKHPVNFVLETQAAQSSPSSESMFFKDFDCNLESFLVHPRLA; this is encoded by the exons ATGGGAGCAGTGAGCTGCCGGCAGGGGCACCACGCCCAGATGGCTGCTTCTCATAAG CAGGGTGGCAACATCCGGGGCCCCTGGGTCCAAGGCTGGAAGAGCCTCTGGTCAGGTGTGGGAACCACAAGGTCAGGTGTGAAAGAACTGTGGGGACTACGGGGGCATCAGTTCCTGCACCGGGAGCCCCTGGAGCCAGCCCCACTGCTAGTAGAGAAGCCGCTGCCTGAATGGCCAGTGCCTCAGTTCATCAACCTCTTTCTGCCGGAATTTCCTATTAGGCCCCTTAGCAGGCATCAGCAGCTAAAG ATTTTAGGCCTTGTGGCTAAAGGCTCCTTTGGAACAGTCCTCAAGGTGTTAGACTATGGCCAGAAGGCAGTATTTGCAGTGAAG GTGGTACCCAAGGCAAAGGTCCTACAGAGGGACACCCTGAGGCAGTGCAAAGAGGAGGTCAGCATCCAG CGACAGATCAACCATCCTTTTGTACACAGTATGGGGGACAGCTGGCAGGGGAAACGACACCTGTTCATTA TGTGCAGGTACTGCAGCACAGATCTGTACTCCCTGTGGTCTGCTGTTGGCCGCTTGACTGAGGCTTCCATCCGCCTCTTTGCTGCTGAGCTGATCCTGGTGCTGT GCTATCTTCATGACTTGGGCATCATCCATCGAGATGTGAAG ATGGAGAATATCCTTCTGGATGAACGAG GCCATCTGAAACTGACAGACTTTGGTTTGTCCCGCCACCTGCCCCAAGGAGCCCGAGCCTATACTATCTGTGGCACTCTTCAGTACATGG CGCCCGAGGTCCTGAGTGGAGGGCCTTACAACCATGCTGCTGACTGGTGGTCCCTGGGTGTCTTGCTTTTCTCTCTGTCAACTGGAAAG TTCCCGGTGCCAGCAGAGAGAGATCATGTGGCCATGTTGGCAAGTGTGACCCACTATGACTCTGAGATCCCATCTTCTCTTAACCAGGGGCTCTCACTTCTGCTCCACGAG CTCTTACACCAGAATCCCCTTCACCGTCTACGTTATTTGCATCACTTCCAGATCCACCCTTTCTTCCGGGGTGTGGCCTTTGACCCAGAGCTCCTACAGAAGCATCCAGTGAACTTTGTCTTGGAGACACAAGCTGCCCAGTCTAGTCCATCATCGGAGTCCATGTTCTTCAAGGACTTTGACTGTAATCTGGAGTCCTTCCTGGTCCACCCGAGGCTGGCTTGA